From a single Phoenix dactylifera cultivar Barhee BC4 unplaced genomic scaffold, palm_55x_up_171113_PBpolish2nd_filt_p 001556F, whole genome shotgun sequence genomic region:
- the LOC120108786 gene encoding acyl transferase 4-like, protein MSFSVIRTGHSLVGPCEPTPSEMLCLSIIDRVPGLRHTVRSLHVFKHGKEPAKIIKEALSKALVKYYPFAGRFIDSEHGDVRIACTGEGAWFVEATANCSLEDIKYLDHPLMVSQDELLPNPSLEIEPLDLPLMMQVTEFTCGGFVVGLISVHTIADGLGAAQFINAVGEFARRLAKPTVEPVWSRELIPNPPKLPPGPPPAFPSFKLQYSTMDISQDRISQVKAQFFEQTGQRCSTFDAAIAKTWQARTRAIKLDADVDVHVCFFASTRHLLHQVLPAEGGYYGNCFYPVTVTAASGRVVSAELADIVKIIRDAKARLPADFAKWAAGDFMEDPYELSFTYDSLFVSDWTRLGFLEVDYGWGMPIHVIPFAYYEFMAVAIIGAPPKPKNGARLMTQCVEKEHLEAFQDEMKTF, encoded by the exons ATGAGCTTCTCTGTCATAAGAACTGGCCACTCCCTTGTCGGACCTTGCGAGCCGACACCATCTGAGATGCTTTGCCTCTCCATCATCGACCGTGTACCTGGGCTGAGGCACACGGTGCGGTCGCTGCACGTCTTCAAGCATGGGAAGGAGCCAGCCAAGATCATTAAGGAAGCACTGTCCAAGGCACTTGTCAAGTACTACCCTTTCGCAGGGCGGTTCATCGACTCGGAGCACGGTGATGTTCGCATCGCTTGCACCGGCGAGGGTGCTTGGTTTGTCGAGGCTACAGCGAATTGTAGCCTCGAAGACATTAAGTACCTCGACCACCCCCTAATGGTGTCTCAAGATGAGCTCCTCCCAAACCCTAGCCTGGAGATAGAGCCCCTTGATCTGCCTTTGATGATGCAG GTAACAGAATTCACCTGCGGCGGATTCGTCGTGGGCCTTATCTCCGTCCACACCATCGCCGACGGCCTCGGCGCAGCTCAGTTCATCAACGCCGTCGGAGAGTTTGCTCGCCGCCTAGCCAAGCCCACTGTCGAGCCGGTCTGGTCCCGGGAACTCATCCCCAACCCACCCAAGCTCCCTCCTGGACCCCCACCAGCCTTCCCCTCCTTCAAGCTCCAGTACTCCACCATGGACATCTCTCAGGACCGCATCAGCCAGGTCAAGGCCCAGTTCTTCGAGCAGACCGGCCAGAGATGCTCCACCTTCGACGCCGCCATTGCCAAGACCTGGCAGGCTCGCACCCGGGCCATCAAACTGGACGCAGACGTCGACGTGCATGTCTGCTTCTTCGCCAGCACTCGCCACTTGTTGCACCAGGTATTGCCTGCAGAGGGTGGCTACTACGGCAACTGCTTCTATCCAGTGACCGTCACCGCCGCTAGCGGTCGAGTGGTGTCGGCGGAGCTCGCCGACATTGTGAAGATAATCCGGGATGCGAAGGCTAGGCTGCCTGCCGACTTCGCCAAGTGGGCGGCCGGAGACTTCATGGAGGATCCTTATGAGCTCTCATTCACATACGACTCGTTGTTTGTCTCAGACTGGACTCGGCTGGGCTTCCTTGAGGTCGACTATGGCTGGGGGATGCCCATCCATGTCATACCTTTTGCTTACTACGAGTTCATGGCGGTGGCCATCATTGGAGCACCACCAAAGCCCAAGAATGGTGCTCGGTTGATGACGCAGTGCGTCGAGAAGGAGCACTTGGAAGCCTTCCAAGATGAGATGAAGACCTTCTGA